The following coding sequences are from one Lipingzhangella halophila window:
- a CDS encoding enoyl-CoA hydratase family protein, which translates to MSSFRASAPLTENWEHFDVARTDGVTTVTLNRPEKLNALTFDSYADLRDLLVELPHRDDTRVLVLQGEGRGFCSGGDVNEIIAETLKMDPDDLLAFTRMTGEVVKAMRECPVPVIARVHGIAAGAGSVLALASDFRVVARSARFAFLFTRVGLSGADMGAAYLLPRVVGLGHATKLLMLGDTVPAPEADRYGLVSELVEDDELDDAVSTLATRLAQGPAFGYAQTKALLSRELDMNLSGAIELEAMTQALLMKSADYAEFHAAFTGKRTPEWKGR; encoded by the coding sequence GTGAGCTCGTTTCGCGCGTCCGCTCCCCTCACCGAGAACTGGGAGCACTTCGATGTGGCCCGCACCGACGGGGTGACCACGGTGACGTTGAACCGTCCGGAGAAGCTGAACGCCCTGACCTTCGACTCCTATGCGGACCTGCGGGACCTGCTCGTGGAGTTGCCGCACCGGGACGACACGCGGGTGCTCGTCCTCCAGGGGGAGGGCCGCGGCTTCTGCTCCGGCGGCGACGTCAACGAGATCATCGCCGAGACCCTCAAGATGGACCCCGACGACCTGCTCGCCTTCACCAGGATGACCGGCGAGGTCGTCAAGGCGATGCGGGAGTGCCCGGTACCGGTCATCGCGCGTGTCCACGGCATCGCCGCGGGGGCGGGGTCCGTACTCGCTCTGGCGTCGGACTTCCGGGTCGTCGCGCGGTCGGCGCGGTTCGCCTTTCTCTTCACACGCGTCGGGTTGTCCGGAGCGGACATGGGTGCCGCCTACCTCCTGCCGCGTGTGGTGGGCCTTGGCCATGCGACGAAGCTGCTGATGCTCGGCGACACCGTGCCGGCTCCGGAGGCCGACCGCTACGGGTTGGTCAGCGAGCTGGTCGAGGACGACGAGTTGGACGATGCCGTCAGCACGCTGGCCACCCGGCTGGCCCAAGGGCCGGCGTTCGGCTATGCCCAGACCAAGGCCCTGCTCTCCCGGGAGCTGGACATGAACCTGTCCGGGGCGATCGAGCTGGAGGCCATGACGCAGGCCCTGCTGATGAAAAGCGCCGACTACGCCGAGTTCCACGCCGCGTTCACCGGTAAGCGCACCCCAGAGTGGAAAGGACGCTGA
- a CDS encoding RidA family protein, translating into MEPSDTPPSPHALVNPVELGPAVGFAHAVLPAPGRTAYLGGQTAQGEDGRIVSEGLPEQFDVALGNVVTALRAVQASPEHLVSLAVYTTDIATYRARLSELGGIYRRHLGKHYPAMALFGVTELFDPAALVELVGTAVVPDP; encoded by the coding sequence ATGGAGCCAAGTGACACCCCGCCGAGCCCGCACGCGCTGGTCAACCCGGTCGAGCTGGGGCCCGCCGTCGGCTTTGCCCACGCCGTGCTGCCCGCGCCGGGACGCACGGCGTACCTGGGCGGGCAGACGGCCCAGGGGGAGGACGGCCGCATTGTCAGCGAAGGGCTGCCCGAGCAGTTCGACGTCGCGCTGGGGAACGTGGTCACGGCACTGCGGGCGGTTCAGGCATCTCCCGAGCACCTGGTGAGCCTGGCCGTCTACACCACCGACATCGCCACGTACCGGGCGCGGCTGTCCGAGCTCGGCGGGATCTACCGGCGCCATCTGGGTAAGCACTATCCCGCGATGGCGCTGTTCGGCGTGACGGAACTGTTCGACCCGGCGGCGCTCGTGGAGTTGGTGGGAACGGCGGTCGTGCCGGACCCGTAG